A single genomic interval of Armatimonadota bacterium harbors:
- a CDS encoding M23 family metallopeptidase: protein MSVLFFAAPFLVAFSEGHGGGPIETRLADCLTADERRSAEEAVQSFGKEHAGRGTASQSPYLVYPFGGVLGEDVFPNNYVDLDPTSGLKDWDCSNYTYDGHLGIDLDIKGFGEKAVGVPVFAPLDGTVVQTNDGEFDENTFGDGLPGNHVILYHSDTHYSLYWHLKRGSVGVKVGDSVRAGQQIGLMASSGNSTGPHLHFESWAGAGSSFAYDPHTGPCNPGQSGFVSQRPVPRSFYLRDFNVSPGIYEHYPGLPFDLPRTGTFATGVRSVGFWALVQNLPTNSVWKVRFVRANGSVAYDSGNQAWNNPFYRQSSWWWRYNVNLNATGEWKTELWINDQLSVSAPFRVRSTTELNNNRPPHAVTIVIDKPPVQGGPLSARITSPLLLDDPDYDIVRYRYVWKQFGTVVRDVVSAGHLDMIPGSAYVPTKDVTVSVTPSDGLADGPVTTVHSLLQGKTP from the coding sequence ATGTCCGTCCTTTTCTTCGCGGCCCCGTTTCTCGTCGCTTTCTCCGAAGGGCACGGTGGCGGCCCCATTGAAACGCGACTGGCCGACTGCCTGACGGCGGACGAACGACGGTCTGCTGAAGAAGCCGTCCAAAGCTTTGGGAAGGAACACGCCGGCCGCGGTACCGCGAGCCAAAGCCCCTATCTCGTCTATCCCTTCGGCGGAGTCCTCGGAGAAGACGTGTTCCCGAACAACTATGTCGACCTCGATCCGACGTCGGGCCTCAAAGATTGGGACTGTAGCAACTACACTTACGACGGGCACCTCGGGATCGACCTCGACATCAAAGGGTTCGGAGAGAAGGCTGTAGGCGTACCTGTCTTCGCCCCGCTCGATGGCACCGTCGTCCAGACGAACGACGGCGAATTCGACGAGAACACGTTCGGAGACGGCTTACCTGGAAACCACGTCATCCTCTATCACAGCGACACCCACTACTCGCTGTATTGGCACTTGAAGAGGGGATCGGTCGGCGTCAAAGTCGGCGATTCCGTCCGCGCAGGTCAGCAGATCGGCCTGATGGCGAGCAGCGGGAACAGCACCGGTCCGCACCTTCACTTCGAGTCGTGGGCCGGTGCCGGGAGCAGTTTCGCGTACGATCCGCACACGGGGCCGTGCAATCCTGGACAGAGCGGGTTTGTCTCACAACGGCCGGTGCCCCGCTCGTTCTACCTCCGCGATTTCAACGTCAGCCCGGGCATTTACGAACACTATCCGGGGCTGCCGTTCGATCTGCCCCGCACGGGCACTTTTGCAACGGGCGTCAGGTCCGTCGGTTTTTGGGCCCTGGTCCAGAACCTTCCCACCAACTCCGTCTGGAAGGTCCGCTTCGTACGTGCGAACGGTTCTGTGGCCTACGACTCCGGAAACCAGGCGTGGAACAACCCGTTCTATCGCCAGTCCTCGTGGTGGTGGCGCTATAACGTGAACCTCAACGCGACCGGCGAGTGGAAGACGGAACTCTGGATCAACGACCAGCTGTCCGTCTCGGCGCCGTTCCGAGTCCGGTCCACGACGGAGCTGAACAACAACCGCCCGCCCCATGCGGTCACGATCGTGATCGATAAGCCACCGGTCCAAGGCGGCCCGCTATCGGCCCGGATCACATCGCCGTTACTGCTCGACGATCCTGACTACGACATCGTGAGATATCGGTACGTCTGGAAGCAGTTCGGGACCGTGGTCCGTGACGTCGTGAGCGCGGGCCATCTCGATATGATTCCAGGTTCCGCCTATGTCCCGACGAAGGACGTGACGGTCAGCGTGACGCCGAGCGACGGTCTGGCCGACGGGCCGGTCACGACGGTGCACAGCCTGCTTCAGGGAAAAACGCCGTGA
- the hpt gene encoding hypoxanthine phosphoribosyltransferase, which yields MSLVTALPKLRTLFTKERLQERCDELAAEIDRVYHGEPLVLIGVLKGSYMFLSDLSRRLECNCSVDFVQVSSYGDGKSSTGVVQIRKDHDINIEGKHVLVVEDIVDTGLTLAHLCELLQTRRPASLRVVAMLSKPEARRHEALLDFVGFEIGNEFVVGYGLDHAEKYRNLPFIAVLED from the coding sequence ATGTCCCTAGTGACCGCCCTGCCAAAGCTCCGGACCCTCTTCACGAAAGAACGCCTTCAGGAGCGCTGCGACGAACTCGCGGCCGAAATCGACCGGGTCTACCACGGTGAACCGCTCGTGCTGATCGGCGTCCTCAAAGGGTCGTACATGTTCCTCAGCGACCTTTCGCGGCGACTTGAGTGCAACTGTTCCGTCGACTTCGTGCAGGTCAGCAGCTATGGGGACGGGAAGTCGAGTACCGGCGTCGTCCAGATCCGAAAGGACCACGACATCAACATCGAGGGCAAGCACGTCCTCGTCGTCGAGGACATCGTCGACACGGGTCTGACCCTCGCCCATCTTTGCGAACTCCTTCAGACACGCCGGCCGGCCAGCCTCCGCGTCGTCGCCATGCTCAGCAAACCCGAAGCCAGGCGGCACGAAGCCCTACTTGATTTCGTGGGCTTCGAGATCGGGAACGAGTTTGTGGTAGGATACGGTCTGGATCACGCGGAGAAGTACCGCAACCTTCCGTTCATCGCAGTCCTTGAAGACTGA